In a single window of the Marinobacter szutsaonensis genome:
- a CDS encoding type II secretion system protein, which yields MKDMIPSRKEKGFTLIELVMVIVILGILAAFALPRFADFGGEARTSSVNGLAGAMRSAASIAHARQAADNGLAAAPVTLEGASITMVAGYPTANADGIGAAAQVSSDFQATGGGTNGGDSITYSLAPDDGTAGTPNCRVTYTAATADDPTTTGTDETAPRAITVDASGCNG from the coding sequence ATGAAAGACATGATTCCGAGCAGGAAAGAGAAAGGTTTCACCCTCATCGAGCTGGTGATGGTGATTGTGATTCTGGGAATTCTGGCCGCGTTTGCTTTGCCGCGGTTTGCGGATTTTGGTGGTGAGGCTCGTACTTCATCGGTAAACGGTCTTGCTGGAGCCATGCGCTCTGCAGCTTCCATAGCACACGCGCGGCAAGCTGCTGATAATGGCTTGGCCGCTGCTCCTGTGACCCTTGAGGGGGCATCCATCACAATGGTTGCAGGATACCCCACCGCTAATGCCGATGGTATTGGTGCCGCAGCTCAAGTAAGTAGCGACTTTCAAGCCACTGGTGGGGGCACAAATGGTGGCGACTCTATCACTTACTCCCTTGCACCGGACGATGGTACCGCTGGGACCCCGAACTGCCGTGTAACTTACACCGCAGCAACAGCTGATGATCCAACTACAACAGGCACAGATGAGACTGCCCCCCGTGCGATTACAGTCGATGCCTCCGGCTGTAACGGATAA
- a CDS encoding prepilin-type N-terminal cleavage/methylation domain-containing protein, with the protein MKRQSGVTLVELIITIVVLGVAIAGVVGAFAVISGRSADPLDQTRAVTLSQLYMDEILTRYYDESTPVGGGKVASGDVDCATAGPDGETRSAFDDADDYDGLADSPPQDGEGNDLSGYGSFSVSVTVACAGSEVGVANEDAKRVDITVTDPSGQNWLFTAYRANF; encoded by the coding sequence GTGAAGCGGCAGTCCGGTGTAACCCTGGTTGAGCTGATCATCACCATCGTGGTGCTCGGCGTTGCCATCGCTGGTGTGGTCGGTGCTTTTGCGGTGATTAGTGGCCGGAGCGCTGACCCGCTCGACCAGACTCGAGCCGTGACCCTCTCTCAGTTGTACATGGATGAGATCCTGACCCGCTACTATGACGAATCGACGCCGGTGGGTGGCGGCAAAGTGGCGTCGGGTGATGTGGATTGCGCTACCGCGGGGCCCGATGGCGAGACCCGGTCAGCCTTTGATGACGCCGATGACTACGATGGTTTGGCGGATTCACCGCCCCAGGACGGGGAAGGAAATGATCTCTCCGGCTATGGCAGTTTCTCGGTCAGTGTGACCGTTGCCTGCGCCGGTTCCGAGGTCGGTGTTGCCAATGAGGATGCCAAACGCGTCGACATCACTGTCACCGATCCCTCCGGCCAGAACTGGCTGTTCACCGCCTACCGGGCGAATTTCTGA
- a CDS encoding DUF6701 domain-containing protein, with amino-acid sequence MRRLFALGMLVFSQLLWAECSDDYAGLAVINEVSDTENFIEVKVLSSAIDASVYDNWTLSFCSSDGKQNPTIQCSGERGLDLASDSTFPWLVMDSSDLGGTNVDLRGIEIRLSDGNGDTIDYLRVVDLADSGAVADVSTLEDDTCEIRSVIDAGGGNSGKLTMRKPDGAGDWNLDPGKSGGDSTSGDTNDGGDTVNLPQISINNPVVSRGSPAVFTISLSTAPSDPLEIAYETRNGSAVTPSDYTAVSGVLVFAAGETSKNLPVDTGGTPETVAESFYLALGVPPLAAGETFGGTFLSQIGIGEISPLNPATTLAGFEIVADAAASVCAPHSVTVSAINGNGNVMTGYDGTVRLSTSSGHGTWNRGDGQGTLAPDPDSSDDGNGFYNFVAGDGGQVSLLLSNTHADILTVTVRDEALGVAGTSNTIEFLENVLRITSEDDLGDDLIAGRRHQYRVDLLKRDDTGDCSIAGDYEGTYALQAWLDRTPSDPSGLAPSISSASALDQVPDVAGAETLEVTFSGGSGTFSLLAPDVGHYTLRLLDGISGYAKALDGSPIPIPSTSAGAPWTARPFGIAIRVPDNPGATDANGPRFKAAGEAFTVEAKGVLYDALDDTDGDGQADLGADIWDNTKALAFGQEGEAVTVQADLVAPTPGNTPGLVGGSNPLAAFAGGMASAADFSFPEVGIIALSGTITDDAYLGAGVARTLKMVHPSGPVGRFIPSRLDLELLDEGAMEAACTAGTNDFTYTGQDFGWLVTPRLKVTPRAAGGEVTENYLVGNFMKLAADGFVRSWPVGDDVAILSGSGGVPVPLQVNMDLGEIEPRTDGEPIFYRYSAVDQFRYIKTVDSAIAPFSPSLSFGISGVADADGVSWLPPALVTAPAPSVFMPTSSGEIRYGRLQIENVYGPENVDELLMPFSAEYWNGSGFVTNTDDSCTPWSTANITDPQAYHSLVAGSGSLAAGVGGPLVLEPNGDRGTDTLIWDMPIWLEGDWNQDGALEDPSATATFGVFRGNDRIVYWRER; translated from the coding sequence ATGAGGCGTTTGTTTGCTCTAGGCATGCTCGTGTTCAGCCAGTTGCTTTGGGCTGAGTGCTCCGACGATTATGCGGGTCTTGCGGTGATCAATGAGGTCTCTGATACCGAGAACTTTATCGAGGTCAAAGTGCTCAGCTCTGCTATCGATGCGAGCGTGTATGATAATTGGACCCTGAGTTTTTGTAGTTCTGACGGTAAACAAAATCCTACCATTCAGTGCAGCGGGGAACGGGGCCTTGATCTGGCTAGTGACAGTACCTTTCCCTGGTTGGTCATGGATAGCTCGGATCTTGGCGGCACGAACGTTGACTTGCGCGGCATTGAAATACGGCTGAGTGACGGTAACGGCGATACCATCGATTATCTTCGAGTTGTGGACCTTGCCGACAGTGGTGCAGTCGCTGATGTGTCTACCCTTGAAGATGATACCTGCGAAATACGATCGGTGATTGATGCTGGAGGTGGTAACTCCGGCAAACTGACCATGCGTAAGCCCGATGGTGCCGGAGACTGGAATCTCGATCCCGGTAAATCCGGCGGAGATTCGACTTCCGGAGATACTAACGATGGTGGTGACACCGTTAATCTGCCGCAGATTTCAATCAATAATCCGGTTGTATCGAGAGGCAGTCCGGCTGTTTTTACAATCAGCCTGAGTACCGCACCTTCCGATCCTCTGGAAATTGCCTATGAGACACGCAATGGCTCGGCAGTGACGCCCTCCGATTACACGGCTGTTTCGGGCGTTTTGGTCTTCGCAGCCGGAGAAACCAGCAAGAATTTGCCCGTTGACACGGGCGGAACGCCCGAAACCGTTGCGGAAAGCTTCTACCTTGCTCTCGGTGTGCCACCTTTGGCTGCTGGTGAGACCTTCGGAGGAACCTTTCTTTCACAAATCGGCATCGGTGAAATCAGTCCGCTAAATCCCGCCACTACGCTGGCCGGTTTCGAGATTGTTGCTGATGCCGCTGCCAGTGTCTGTGCTCCTCATTCTGTGACGGTGAGTGCAATCAATGGCAATGGCAACGTGATGACCGGCTATGACGGGACCGTCCGACTGTCAACGTCATCGGGTCACGGTACCTGGAATCGGGGTGACGGTCAGGGGACGTTGGCTCCCGATCCCGACAGCAGCGATGATGGCAATGGGTTCTACAATTTTGTTGCCGGAGACGGAGGCCAGGTCAGTCTTCTGTTATCGAATACCCACGCGGATATCCTGACAGTGACCGTTCGTGATGAGGCGCTTGGGGTTGCTGGTACAAGTAATACCATTGAGTTTCTCGAGAATGTGCTGCGTATTACCTCTGAGGATGATCTGGGCGATGACCTGATAGCGGGACGCCGCCACCAGTATCGCGTAGATCTACTCAAGCGTGATGATACCGGCGACTGTTCCATAGCAGGGGACTATGAGGGCACCTACGCCCTTCAGGCATGGCTTGATCGTACGCCTTCGGATCCGTCCGGTCTGGCTCCTTCTATTTCTTCGGCGAGCGCGCTGGACCAGGTACCCGATGTTGCCGGTGCGGAAACGTTAGAGGTTACGTTCAGCGGCGGTTCCGGAACATTCAGTCTGCTGGCACCGGATGTTGGCCATTATACCCTCCGGCTTCTCGATGGTATCAGCGGCTATGCCAAAGCTCTGGATGGCTCGCCAATCCCGATTCCCTCAACTTCCGCAGGTGCGCCCTGGACGGCCCGGCCATTTGGCATAGCCATCCGGGTTCCCGATAATCCGGGCGCGACGGATGCCAATGGCCCTCGATTCAAGGCAGCGGGCGAGGCCTTCACCGTCGAGGCCAAGGGGGTTCTTTACGATGCACTGGATGACACCGACGGTGACGGCCAGGCGGACCTCGGTGCGGATATCTGGGATAACACCAAGGCACTCGCATTTGGTCAGGAGGGCGAGGCAGTGACCGTTCAAGCCGATCTCGTTGCGCCAACGCCTGGCAATACCCCGGGTTTGGTTGGGGGCTCCAATCCATTGGCGGCATTTGCGGGTGGTATGGCGTCGGCGGCGGATTTTTCGTTTCCCGAGGTCGGCATAATCGCCCTTTCCGGCACCATTACCGACGATGCCTACCTGGGCGCCGGAGTTGCGCGTACCCTGAAAATGGTTCATCCCTCGGGGCCGGTAGGACGTTTCATACCTTCACGATTAGACCTCGAGTTACTCGATGAAGGCGCGATGGAAGCGGCATGTACGGCAGGAACGAATGATTTCACATACACCGGTCAGGATTTCGGGTGGTTGGTGACTCCGCGCTTGAAGGTCACTCCCCGTGCCGCAGGAGGGGAGGTTACCGAAAACTATCTGGTGGGTAACTTCATGAAGCTGGCGGCGGATGGTTTTGTGCGAAGCTGGCCGGTGGGGGATGACGTAGCGATTTTGTCAGGCAGTGGCGGGGTGCCTGTGCCTTTGCAGGTGAACATGGATCTGGGAGAGATCGAGCCTCGAACCGATGGTGAGCCGATTTTCTATCGTTACTCCGCCGTGGATCAGTTTCGCTACATAAAGACGGTCGATTCGGCTATTGCCCCTTTCAGTCCGAGCCTCTCTTTCGGGATTTCCGGTGTCGCCGATGCCGATGGCGTGTCCTGGTTGCCACCTGCGCTGGTAACAGCTCCAGCTCCTTCGGTGTTTATGCCAACATCTTCAGGTGAAATCCGCTACGGCCGCCTGCAAATCGAAAACGTCTACGGCCCCGAAAATGTGGATGAGTTACTGATGCCGTTTTCCGCGGAGTACTGGAATGGTTCAGGGTTTGTGACAAACACCGATGATAGCTGTACCCCCTGGAGCACCGCCAATATCACCGATCCCCAGGCCTATCATTCTCTGGTTGCCGGTTCAGGCAGTCTGGCCGCCGGCGTTGGCGGGCCGCTGGTTCTGGAGCCTAACGGGGATCGCGGCACTGATACTCTGATTTGGGACATGCCCATCTGGCTCGAGGGCGACTGGAATCAGGATGGCGCCCTGGAAGATCCCTCGGCGACGGCGACGTTTGGGGTGTTTCGGGGGAATGACCGGATTGTTTATTGGCGTGAGCGGTGA
- a CDS encoding type II secretion system protein, protein MRRSAGFTLVELVMVIVLLAIIATISVQFVTLSTQGALDVGARQQRALQGVVVSEQISRELRQAFPISVRISGACIEWLPVLSVTPYVRLTRGPGFDEIEVAPFANTPPLGEARVLIYGYGSTTVSDLYDTGNPGPVSPLITGIDNSVSPAVIDLSAAHRFSQRSPQRRLFVVGSPVSYCQSGRFLYRYSDYGRSSAQPIPPIGGTREVLAANLTGTVNFAFSPPTLQRGALVNFSFILEDPRSGETTSVSQEVQIRNVP, encoded by the coding sequence ATGCGACGGTCAGCCGGTTTTACCCTCGTTGAACTGGTGATGGTGATTGTTCTGTTGGCGATCATCGCTACAATCTCGGTCCAGTTCGTCACACTGTCGACGCAGGGGGCCCTCGATGTCGGCGCCCGGCAGCAGCGTGCTCTGCAGGGTGTGGTGGTTAGTGAACAGATATCCCGGGAATTACGGCAGGCGTTTCCCATCTCAGTTCGCATATCGGGGGCCTGTATCGAGTGGCTGCCGGTCCTGTCGGTGACCCCCTATGTCCGCCTGACCCGAGGACCTGGCTTTGATGAGATCGAAGTCGCGCCCTTCGCCAATACCCCGCCGCTGGGGGAGGCCCGTGTGCTGATCTATGGCTACGGCTCCACAACGGTCAGTGATCTCTACGATACCGGCAATCCTGGCCCTGTGAGCCCTTTGATCACCGGTATCGACAACAGTGTCTCGCCAGCTGTCATTGATCTCTCTGCGGCCCATCGGTTCAGCCAGCGCTCGCCCCAGCGACGCCTGTTTGTGGTGGGTTCGCCTGTTAGTTATTGTCAGAGTGGAAGGTTTCTCTACCGATACAGTGATTACGGGAGGAGCTCTGCTCAGCCGATACCCCCGATCGGTGGAACCCGCGAAGTGCTGGCCGCAAATCTGACCGGCACCGTGAATTTTGCCTTCAGTCCGCCCACGCTCCAGCGAGGCGCCCTGGTGAATTTTTCCTTTATCCTCGAAGACCCCCGAAGTGGCGAGACCACGTCAGTAAGCCAGGAGGTGCAGATCCGGAATGTGCCTTGA
- a CDS encoding GspE/PulE family protein, which yields MATEPKKKLRLGDLLVQNDVITEEQLQTALREQKNSGRKLGKTLVDLGYVDEDTILNMLSRQLNLPFVQLRHFRFNEQLVRRLPEAMARRFRSLVLDEQGGELLVGMADPLDIFAYDELVRVLKQPIRQAVVRESELLSTLDLVYRRTEEIASLAEELEDELSDDAFDLASMSEESESEDAPVVRLLKTLFEDAVQARSSDIHIEPDETVVRIRQRVDGVLQEQVMKEKRVNAALVLRLKLMAGLNISEKRLPQDGRFNVRVKGRSIDVRISTMPVQYGESVVMRLLDQSQGLLDLDSIGMPEELLQRFRRMIRKPHGMILVTGPTGSGKTTTLYGALSELNRPEVKIITAEDPVEYRLPRITQVQVHPRIGLEFADVLRAGLRQDPDIMLVGEMRDRETVEIGLRAAMTGHLVLSTLHTNDSISSAMRLIDMGAEPFLVSSSLLGVVAQRLVRRVCENCSAPYEPTEQERVWLETFDLDPLDREAGFVHGRGCYQCSNTGYKGRIGVYEMLEMNEPMLDTLRQQDVSGFSKAARQSPLYRPLGRCAMDYALRGVTTLEEVARVAATSEGEFSPEDEFPGPDEPLGGAV from the coding sequence ATGGCTACGGAACCGAAGAAAAAGCTCCGTCTTGGCGACCTGCTGGTGCAGAACGACGTCATTACCGAGGAGCAGCTGCAGACCGCCCTGCGGGAACAGAAAAACAGTGGCCGCAAGCTGGGCAAGACCCTGGTGGACCTGGGCTATGTGGATGAGGACACCATCCTCAACATGCTGTCACGGCAGCTGAACCTGCCGTTCGTCCAGCTACGCCACTTCCGCTTCAATGAGCAGTTGGTGCGCCGGCTGCCCGAAGCCATGGCCCGCCGTTTCAGGTCCCTGGTGCTGGACGAGCAGGGCGGCGAACTGCTGGTGGGTATGGCCGATCCCCTGGATATCTTTGCCTACGACGAATTGGTCCGGGTCCTGAAACAGCCGATTCGACAGGCCGTGGTGCGCGAGAGCGAACTGCTTTCCACGCTCGACCTGGTTTATCGCCGCACCGAAGAGATCGCCTCCCTGGCCGAAGAGCTGGAGGATGAGCTTTCCGACGACGCCTTTGACCTTGCCAGCATGTCAGAGGAATCGGAGAGCGAAGACGCACCGGTGGTCCGACTGCTCAAGACCCTGTTCGAGGATGCCGTGCAGGCCCGCAGTTCCGACATTCACATCGAGCCTGATGAGACCGTGGTCCGGATCCGGCAGCGGGTGGATGGTGTCCTGCAAGAGCAGGTCATGAAAGAAAAGCGCGTAAATGCCGCCCTTGTCCTGCGCCTGAAGCTGATGGCAGGCCTGAATATCTCGGAGAAGCGCCTGCCCCAGGATGGCCGTTTCAACGTGCGGGTGAAGGGCCGGAGCATTGACGTCCGGATCTCCACCATGCCCGTGCAGTACGGTGAATCCGTGGTCATGCGTCTGCTCGATCAGAGCCAGGGCCTGCTGGATCTCGACAGCATTGGCATGCCGGAGGAACTGCTCCAGCGTTTCCGGCGGATGATTCGCAAGCCCCACGGCATGATCCTGGTGACCGGCCCCACCGGCAGCGGCAAGACCACCACCCTGTACGGGGCCCTGAGCGAACTCAACCGCCCGGAAGTGAAGATCATTACCGCCGAAGATCCGGTGGAATACCGGCTACCCAGAATTACCCAGGTACAGGTCCATCCCCGGATCGGCCTCGAGTTTGCCGATGTACTCCGGGCCGGCCTGCGCCAGGACCCGGACATCATGCTGGTAGGCGAGATGCGGGACCGGGAGACCGTGGAAATTGGCCTGCGCGCGGCCATGACCGGTCACCTGGTCTTGTCCACACTGCACACCAACGATTCCATCAGCAGCGCCATGCGCCTGATCGACATGGGTGCGGAGCCGTTCCTGGTGTCCAGTTCCCTACTCGGGGTAGTGGCCCAGCGCCTGGTGCGCCGGGTGTGCGAGAACTGTTCCGCGCCTTACGAGCCCACCGAGCAGGAACGGGTGTGGCTGGAAACCTTCGATCTCGATCCCCTGGACCGGGAAGCCGGATTTGTCCACGGCCGCGGTTGCTACCAATGCAGCAACACCGGCTACAAGGGGCGGATCGGTGTCTATGAAATGCTCGAGATGAACGAGCCCATGCTGGATACCCTGCGCCAGCAGGATGTTTCCGGCTTCAGCAAGGCGGCCCGCCAGAGTCCCCTATACCGTCCGTTGGGCCGGTGTGCCATGGACTATGCCCTGCGGGGTGTGACCACCCTGGAAGAAGTGGCCCGAGTGGCGGCCACCTCCGAAGGCGAGTTTTCGCCGGAAGATGAATTTCCGGGGCCCGATGAACCCCTCGGAGGAGCTGTCTGA
- a CDS encoding type II secretion system protein, giving the protein MVIILIGVLSALGIGLLTSRSAFSPLLATHQLSSVTLLAQQAALAGSSAKNVVIRQSFDELQFDAAGDTFTLTRDGASMSYRLSGGTYSVIPATGLTVSFDGLGRIAAPVARQDIDIRITGSSQFDLCLSALGSVYQGACQ; this is encoded by the coding sequence ATGGTGATTATCCTGATAGGAGTGCTCTCCGCACTGGGTATCGGGCTGCTTACCAGCCGCTCAGCCTTCTCCCCTCTACTGGCCACCCACCAACTCTCCTCCGTCACGCTGCTTGCCCAACAGGCAGCGCTGGCGGGGAGTTCTGCCAAAAATGTGGTCATCCGCCAGTCATTTGACGAGCTCCAATTCGACGCTGCTGGTGATACCTTCACCCTGACCCGGGACGGTGCCTCAATGAGTTACCGGCTTAGTGGGGGCACCTATTCGGTGATTCCTGCAACAGGACTCACCGTTTCGTTTGACGGACTGGGTCGTATCGCAGCTCCGGTAGCCCGTCAAGACATCGATATCCGCATTACCGGCTCCAGCCAGTTCGATCTGTGCCTGAGTGCCCTGGGCTCGGTCTATCAGGGAGCCTGCCAGTGA
- a CDS encoding prepilin-type N-terminal cleavage/methylation domain-containing protein, protein MNIQQNNRGFTLIELVVVIAILAILAAFALPRFAQLSEEAHRSNVKATAGALSAAVALTKAQWVTNGLSGAADDVAGFGDGNVDVSAEGWPVSISGANDPNNVDATICADLWSALLQSNAPTVAASGTDVDYIATATPPACVFTYQLDGTATKTITYNANTGSVTTNLN, encoded by the coding sequence ATGAACATTCAGCAAAATAACCGGGGTTTTACCCTGATTGAGCTAGTGGTGGTCATTGCCATCCTGGCAATTCTGGCGGCTTTTGCATTGCCGCGGTTTGCGCAGCTTTCTGAGGAGGCGCATCGCTCCAATGTGAAGGCAACCGCTGGTGCATTGTCTGCTGCGGTGGCTCTGACTAAGGCTCAGTGGGTTACCAATGGCCTGTCAGGCGCTGCGGACGATGTGGCAGGTTTTGGTGATGGCAATGTGGATGTAAGCGCCGAGGGTTGGCCGGTTTCCATTAGTGGAGCCAATGATCCCAACAACGTAGACGCCACCATTTGTGCGGACCTCTGGAGCGCACTGCTGCAATCCAATGCGCCGACCGTTGCGGCTTCGGGTACCGATGTTGACTATATCGCGACTGCAACCCCGCCTGCGTGTGTTTTCACTTACCAACTTGATGGCACAGCTACCAAGACAATTACTTATAACGCTAATACAGGTTCGGTCACTACCAACCTGAACTGA
- a CDS encoding AAA family ATPase — protein MYETHFGLQEAPFALTPNTRYFLRAPSHADALELLLVALKEREGFIKITGEVGTGKTLLCRLLLNNLDRKASTAYIPNPHLPPETLYEAVAEELGVDVSRCANTHQVLKALNERLIELAMAGQPVVLVIDEAQAMPEATIEALRLLTNLETESTKLLQVVLFGQPELDALLGKESLRQLRQRITFQYQLNALDRQSVSHYLRHRLAQAGYNGGDLFAPGALKLITRASGGVPRLVNILAHKAMLAAWGQGARQVSRAHVLSAIRDTESARQPGLLARWL, from the coding sequence ATGTACGAGACCCATTTCGGACTGCAGGAAGCACCGTTCGCATTGACGCCCAACACCCGCTACTTCCTGCGGGCGCCCAGCCATGCCGATGCGCTGGAACTGCTGCTCGTGGCGCTGAAAGAGCGGGAAGGGTTTATCAAGATTACCGGTGAAGTGGGAACCGGCAAGACCCTGTTGTGCCGCTTGCTGCTGAACAACCTGGACAGGAAAGCCAGCACGGCTTACATCCCGAATCCCCACTTGCCGCCAGAAACCCTCTACGAGGCGGTGGCGGAGGAGTTGGGTGTGGATGTGAGCCGCTGTGCCAACACCCATCAGGTACTCAAGGCCCTGAATGAGCGGCTGATCGAACTGGCCATGGCCGGGCAACCGGTGGTGCTGGTGATTGATGAGGCCCAGGCGATGCCAGAGGCCACCATTGAGGCGCTGCGGCTGCTCACCAACCTGGAAACAGAAAGTACCAAGCTGTTGCAGGTAGTGCTGTTCGGTCAGCCGGAACTGGATGCGCTGCTCGGCAAGGAGAGCCTTCGTCAGTTGCGCCAGCGCATTACCTTTCAGTATCAGCTGAACGCCCTCGACCGGCAATCTGTCAGCCACTACCTGCGCCACCGGCTGGCCCAGGCCGGTTATAACGGCGGCGACCTGTTCGCTCCCGGGGCCTTGAAACTCATTACCCGCGCTTCCGGCGGGGTTCCCAGACTGGTGAACATCCTGGCCCACAAGGCCATGTTGGCGGCGTGGGGGCAGGGCGCCCGACAGGTGAGCCGCGCCCATGTGCTCAGCGCCATCCGGGATACCGAAAGCGCCAGGCAGCCCGGCCTGCTAGCGAGGTGGTTATGA
- a CDS encoding type II secretion system F family protein → MQFSYRGKDTNGSVKQGSLIAGNADAAAAELMRRGITPLTIREQAETRSLSDRVNRLAVFRGKVTLDELIVFCRQMHSLTRAGIPLIRTMRGLAETSRSPVLADVLDDVTARLEGGTAMAAAMQAHPDVFSDMFVAMIHVGENTGRLDDAFKRLADILELERDTKRRLKQAMRYPMFVVVALLAALMVVNFLVIPKFATVFNKLGADLPFLTQVLVGTSNFLLGYWYVVLFAVASGGLLLRQWKQTEQGRITWDRYKLRLPVIGNLLELITLSRFSRNLASMLAAGMPVNHALTVTGEATDNAWIALHIREMRAGIERGESLLRTARQSDMFTPLILQMIAVGEETGAVDEMLTNVADFYDEDIDYGLKRLAESIEPILIVAMGILVLILALGVFLPIWDLGSAAMGRG, encoded by the coding sequence ATGCAGTTCTCCTACCGGGGCAAGGATACCAATGGCAGCGTGAAGCAGGGCTCACTGATTGCCGGCAACGCCGATGCTGCTGCCGCCGAGCTGATGCGCCGGGGCATCACGCCCCTGACCATCCGGGAACAGGCCGAGACCCGATCCCTGTCCGACCGGGTCAACCGGCTGGCGGTGTTCCGGGGCAAGGTGACCCTGGATGAATTGATCGTGTTCTGCCGCCAGATGCATTCCCTGACCCGGGCGGGCATCCCCCTGATCCGGACCATGCGCGGGCTGGCCGAGACCTCGCGCTCACCGGTACTGGCGGACGTGCTCGACGATGTAACGGCAAGACTTGAAGGCGGCACCGCCATGGCGGCTGCCATGCAGGCCCATCCGGATGTTTTCTCTGACATGTTCGTCGCCATGATCCACGTGGGCGAGAACACCGGCCGGCTGGACGATGCCTTCAAGCGTCTGGCCGACATTCTGGAACTGGAGCGAGACACCAAACGTCGGCTGAAACAGGCCATGCGCTACCCGATGTTTGTAGTGGTGGCGCTGTTGGCGGCCCTGATGGTGGTGAATTTCCTGGTGATTCCGAAGTTCGCCACGGTGTTCAACAAGCTCGGGGCGGACCTGCCGTTCCTGACCCAGGTGCTGGTGGGCACCTCGAACTTTTTGCTCGGTTACTGGTACGTGGTGCTGTTTGCGGTTGCCTCGGGCGGCCTGCTCTTAAGGCAATGGAAACAGACCGAGCAGGGCCGAATCACCTGGGATCGCTACAAGTTGAGGCTCCCGGTGATTGGCAATCTGCTGGAGCTGATCACCCTGAGCCGGTTCTCCCGAAACCTCGCGTCCATGCTGGCTGCCGGAATGCCGGTCAACCATGCCCTGACCGTAACCGGGGAAGCCACCGATAACGCCTGGATTGCACTGCACATCCGGGAAATGCGGGCCGGGATCGAGCGGGGCGAAAGCCTGCTGCGAACCGCGCGCCAGAGCGACATGTTTACGCCCCTGATCCTGCAGATGATTGCAGTGGGGGAGGAAACTGGCGCGGTGGACGAAATGCTCACCAACGTCGCCGATTTCTATGACGAAGACATCGACTACGGCCTGAAGCGGCTGGCGGAATCCATCGAGCCGATCCTGATTGTGGCCATGGGCATACTGGTCCTGATCCTGGCGCTGGGCGTATTCCTGCCCATCTGGGATCTCGGCTCGGCAGCCATGGGGCGGGGCTGA